In Mobula hypostoma chromosome 24, sMobHyp1.1, whole genome shotgun sequence, a genomic segment contains:
- the LOC134337231 gene encoding kelch-like protein 23, which yields MACEPTGHGDREPAPDTVLEVGQRLFRVNRGVLSRASEYFRAMFFGGSRERSERHVVLRGVDPDVFQLLLAFAVDGRVKIERDNVTALLEAADFLLFDQLKLLCSAFLQRELHASNCLGFWTYSRRFACPGLTTAARRVALAHLEAVVTHQEEFVQLSEEALVELLASDDLYVRKEDEVFEALVKWASHRRCREVALLPLLGLVRAPFMSLTFLDLLIKRSKRSSEDDICTRVLKMLNRNPPRTWTAAQRSRCYEAMYVLGGRHELEQQELFQFYPKSNTWQACSPLRRRNLTQYAVAAVGNYIFVTGGYFRDEIVWYCVDWVLIYNHWENNWMEGPSLKQSRNWHCAVGAGEYLYVLGGSTDEAVIADVERLLVMDTQWESTHRMVQPVERAAAVSDGASIYVLCGLDENGDVYSGVQRLAVDTDVWDVISFSPLPRYDLCATFLNGAVYVVGGQTFRLDIDTDEWTPVDEESLNQKFFSGCATVNGKIYLLGERRGNTSIPNMILFDPYTDTCQVVDKAVPCPLPVRGCMSIGKFSTTSGV from the exons ATGGCTTGCGAGCCAACAGGCCACGGTGATAGGGAGCCGGCCCCCGACACCGTCCTGGAAGTCGGCCAGCGGCTGTTCCGTGTCAACAGGGGCGTGCTGTCGCGGGCCAGCGAGTACTTTCGGGCCATGTTCTTCGGAGGCTCCAGGGAAAGGTCTGAGCGCCATGTTGTGCTGCGAGGCGTGGACCCCGATGTCTTTCAGCTGCTGCTGGCTTTCGCAGTCGACGGCCGGGTTAAGATCGAGCGGGACAACGTGACGGCCCTGCTGGAGGCCGCCGACTTCCTGCTCTTCGACCAGCTGAAGCTGCTGTGCAGCGCCTTCCTGCAGCGCGAGCTGCACGCGTCCAACTGCCTGGGCTTCTGGACCTACTCGCGGCGCTTCGCGTGCCCGGGCCTAACAACCGCCGCCCGCCGCGTCGCCCTCGCACACCTGGAAGCCGTGGTCACCCACCAGGAGGAGTTCGTGCAGCTCTCCGAGGAGGCGCTCGTCGAGCTGCTGGCCAGCGACGACCTCTACGTGCGGAAAGAGGACGAGGTGTTCGAGGCTCTGGTCAAGTGGGCGAGCCACCGGCGCTGCAGGGAGGTGGCCTTGCTGCCGCTATTGGGCTTGGTGAGAGCCCCCTTCATGAGCCTCACTTTCCTGGACTTGCTGATCAAACGGTCCAAGCGCAGCAGCGAGGACGACATCTGCACCAGAGTCCTGAAGATGCTGAACCGCAACCCTCCCCGCACCTGGACGGCGGCCCAGAGGAGCAGGTGCTACGAGGCCATGTATGTCCTCGGGGGAAGACATGAGCTGGAACAGCAAGAACTCTTTCAGTTCTATCCTAAAAGCAACACATGGCAGGCCTGCTCCCCTCTCCGCCGCAGAAACCTCACTCAATACGCCGTGGCAGCAGTAG GTAATTACATCTTTGTTACGGGCGGATACTTCCGAGATGAGATAGTGTGGTACTGCGTAGATTGGGTGCTAATATATAACCACTGGGAAAACAACTGGATGGAAGGGCCTTCCCTGAAGCAGTCTCGCAACTGGCACTGTGCAGTTGGTGCTGGGGAGTACCTTTACGTGTTGGGAGGAAGCACTGATGAGGCAGTGATTGCTGATGTTGAGCGGCTACTAGTGATGGACACACAGTGGGAGAGCACGCATCGTATGGTGCAGCCGGTCGAGAGAGCAGCAGCAGTCAGTGATGGTGCCAGCATTTATGTCTTGTGTGGACTGGATGAAAACGGTGATGTCTACAGCGGGGTTCAGCGGTTGGCTGTGGACACAGATGTTTGGGATGTgatctccttctctccccttccccg GTATGATCTATGTGCCACTTTCCTGAATGGTGCAGTATATGTAGTGGGAGGTCAAACATTTCGTCTAGACATAGACACGGACGAGTGGACTCCTGTGGATGAGGAAAGCTTGAACCAGAAGTTTTTCAGTGGTTGCGCTACTGTTAATGGGAAGATATATCTtcttggggagaggagagggaacacATCGATCCCAAATATGATTCTTTTCGATCCTTATACGGACACCTGTCAGGTGGTCGATAAAGCTGTGCCCTGCCCGCTCCCTGTACGAGGCTGCATGTCCATCGGAAAGTTCAGCACAACGTCTGGAGTCTGA